One stretch of Lytechinus variegatus isolate NC3 chromosome 17, Lvar_3.0, whole genome shotgun sequence DNA includes these proteins:
- the LOC121430756 gene encoding pancreatic lipase-related protein 2-like, whose product MMEIVTIIRLYITWTISTSLWTSVEEYLDKIVCYDGLGCFPTSFLSWHHRQPSTPVEINTTFTLFTPETIETTGESLTIEKSRQKWLNSSSFDSMRNTKMYIHGFQDNRFNKYSMKMQNILLNTLNVNVIMVDWSKAADNIDYDQARADTRVVGVQVARIIKRLIDETGVSYESFHLIGHSLGAHTAGYAGEALSGNVGRITGLDPAGPEFGGSLTSAECRLDPTDAMFVDVIHTDGEIIVAGGFGLMDELGHQDFYPNGGESQPGCIINPVCDHMRALDLFFESITNSPTTKFTSMRTAIDWHRMEEGDYLQCNQTVSCPPMGYWAEKRKGEGVYYLETKESPPYSLS is encoded by the exons ATGATGGAGATTGTAACTATTATCAGGCTTTATATCACTTGGACAATCTCAACTTCTTTATGGACCTCTG TTGAAGAATACTTAGACAAGATAGTGTGCTACGACGGTCTAGGCTGTTTTCCCACGAGTTTTCTCAGCTGGCATCACCGGCAGCCATCAACACCAGTCGAGATCAACACGACATTTACCCTCTTCACTCCAGAAACGATAGAAACGACTGGGGAGAGTCTAACAATCGAGAAGAGTCGACAAAAATGGCTGAATAGTTCTTCGTTTGATTCTATGAGAAATACTAAGATGTATATCCATGGTTTCCAGGATAATAGATTCAACAAATATTCGATGAAGATGCAGAATATTCTTCTTAATACTTTG aacGTGAACGTGATCATGGTTGATTGGAGTAAGGCAGCTGATAACATAGACTACGATCAGGCCAGAGCTGATACCCGCGTGGTTGGTGTCCAGGTAGCAAGGATAATCAAACGACTCATTGATGAGACCGGTGTTTCCTATGAGAGCTTTCATCTTATAGGACATAGTCTTGGTGCCCACACTGCTGGCTACGCTGGGGAAGCTCTGTCTGGAAATGTTGGAAGGATCACAG GTCTGGACCCGGCTGGTCCTGAGTTTGGTGGATCTTTAACCAGTGCTGAGTGCAGACTAGACCCAACAGATGCCATGTTTGTTGATGTTATTCACACTGATGGTGAAATAATCGTCGCAGGGGGCTTTGGTCTAATGGATGAG CTTGGGCATCAGGACTTCTATCCAAACGGTGGTGAATCTCAACCTGGCTGTATTATTAATCCTGTTTGTGATCATATGCGTGCCCTTGATCTCTTCTTCGAATCCATCACCAACTCGCCCACAACGAAATTCACCTCAATGAGAACAGCTATTGATTGGCATCGCATGGAAGAAGGCGACTACTTGCAATGCAACCAAACAGTTTCGTGTCCCCCTATGGGTTACTGGGCCGAAAAAAGAAAGGGTGAAGGCGTCTATTACCTTGAGACGAAGGAATCTCCACCGTACAGTCTAAGCTAA
- the LOC121430472 gene encoding inactive pancreatic lipase-related protein 1-like, whose protein sequence is MNSFRYTLGFLTVFLCTKIAWCQDATTPTQDTTTPTCYDGVGSYTFSVSFGTCHQRSPRSTADICSSFTLISNETREKGGVDVSNLSNPPFDSSRDTKILIPGFTNEFLDEKWDQLKEAFLDEGNNVIMVNWSQAANLTNYAQARADARVVGFQVAHVISYIVNNTSATYDQMHLIGGGMGAHVAGYAGSTGQQMARITGLDPAGSEGNPETFGLSGGPSRGQQCRLDITDAEYVDIIHTNAHSGLDGGYIGLPFQLGHQDFFVNNGINQPGCNEHGEDEEVCNHGRALDYFIESVPLANYGSFPCEEKAHTLEELQDGAGVACNPENPCPEMGYRAEKIKGDGFAYLVETNAESPYTMPYPIIQHWTSTTDVSGSIE, encoded by the exons CTTGGTGCCAAGATGCGACCACGCCCACCCAAGATACGACCACGCCCACCTGCTACGACGGGGTTGGTTCTTATACATTCTCTGTCAGCTTCGGTACATGTCATCAACGCTCCCCGAGATCTACGGCAGACATCTGTTCCAGCTTTACTCTCATTTCAAATGAGACACGAGAAAAGGGCGGGGTTGATGTGAGCAATTTATCAAACCCACCATTCGATTCTAGTCGAGATACCAAGATTCTAATACCAGGGTTTACCAATGAATTCCTGGATGAGAAATGGGATCAACTTAAAGAGGCATTTCTTGATGAG GGAAACAATGTTATCATGGTGAATTGGAGTCAAGCAGCGAACCTTACCAACTACGCCCAAGCTCGTGCCGATGCTCGTGTTGTAGGTTTCCAAGTTGCACACGTCATCTCATACATCGTAAACAACACCAGTGCAACATACGATCAGATGCATCTCATCGGGGGCGGTATGGGTGCTCATGTAGCTGGTTATGCTGGGAGTACGGGGCAACAGATGGCCAGGATTACAg GTCTTGATCCAGCCGGTTCAGAGGGTAACCCAGAGACCTTTGGTCTATCTGGTGGACCGTCACGTGGTCAGCAATGTCGACTGGACATTACTGATGCAGAATATGTGGACATCATCCATACAAACGCTCATAGTGGACTGGACGGGGGTTATATCGGACTGCCTTTTCAG CTGGGTCATCAAGATTTCTTCGTTAACAACGGCATCAACCAACCGGGATGCAATGAACATGGTGAGGATGAGGAAGTCTGCAACCACGGCCGAGCTCTGGACTACTTCATCGAGAGCGTTCCCTTGGCAAACTACGGGAGCTTCCCTTGTGAGGAGAAAGCACACACCCTTGAGGAACTCCAGGACGGGGCCGGAGTGGCATGTAACCCGGAGAACCCATGCCCAGAGATGGGATACAGAGCAGAGAAGATTAAAGGGGATGGGTTTGCTTATCTGGTCGAGACCAATGCTGAGTCTCCATATACTATGCCATACCCTATCATCCAGCACTGGACCAGTACAACCGATGTATCCGGATCAATCGAATAA